One Polaribacter sp. KT25b DNA segment encodes these proteins:
- a CDS encoding imelysin family protein: MKSQIRKKLFFILPLSILASLLIFISCNTDGITESEYQIQYTRTAQLENVYENEILVLSNEFIQQTSLLETSIQEFKTTPTLVNLTKTQASWLATLKVWKQLELYNLGAVENSFIHFEINRWPTNSETINEHINGTETINEAFIASKGSSAKGISALEYLLFSSEENQEILNSFTTELNFERRLDYLLSLSNNLKTKANALLSLWENDKSDFISSVENGISGSQNQLTNAMITLIEEVIISKLGNPLGNNTGGIINLDDLEASRSITSLVIIQEHLNALKRCYNGDFLENEINWGYDNYLGLIERDDLDLSIIEAFNNCQTKIDAIHNPLTIELINNPENVENLQDAFRDLLVLIKVDMSNAIGTTVTINDNDGD, from the coding sequence ATGAAATCTCAAATCAGAAAAAAACTTTTTTTTATACTTCCATTAAGTATTCTAGCTTCGTTGCTAATTTTTATCAGTTGTAATACAGACGGAATTACAGAATCTGAATATCAAATTCAATATACAAGAACTGCACAGTTAGAAAATGTTTATGAGAATGAGATATTAGTTTTATCAAATGAATTTATTCAGCAAACTAGTTTGTTAGAAACAAGTATTCAAGAATTTAAAACGACGCCTACTTTAGTAAATTTAACGAAAACTCAAGCAAGTTGGCTTGCCACTTTAAAAGTTTGGAAACAATTAGAATTGTATAATTTAGGCGCTGTAGAAAATAGTTTTATCCATTTTGAAATTAATAGGTGGCCAACAAATTCAGAAACTATCAATGAACATATTAATGGAACTGAAACTATTAATGAAGCTTTTATTGCATCCAAAGGTTCTTCTGCCAAAGGAATTTCTGCTTTAGAATATCTACTTTTTTCATCCGAAGAAAACCAAGAAATCTTAAATTCTTTTACAACTGAATTAAATTTTGAAAGAAGATTAGATTATTTATTGTCTTTATCTAATAATTTAAAAACAAAAGCGAATGCTCTTTTAAGTCTTTGGGAAAATGATAAATCAGACTTTATTTCATCTGTAGAAAACGGAATTAGCGGAAGTCAAAACCAATTAACAAATGCAATGATTACTTTAATTGAAGAAGTAATTATTAGTAAATTAGGAAATCCTTTAGGAAATAATACTGGTGGAATTATCAATCTTGATGATTTAGAAGCTTCGAGAAGTATAACATCTTTGGTAATTATTCAAGAACATTTAAACGCTTTAAAAAGATGCTATAATGGCGATTTTTTAGAAAATGAAATCAATTGGGGATATGACAACTATTTGGGTTTAATTGAAAGAGATGATTTGGATTTAAGCATTATTGAAGCTTTTAATAATTGTCAAACAAAAATTGATGCAATTCATAATCCTTTAACTATAGAATTGATTAATAATCCTGAAAACGTAGAAAATTTACAAGATGCTTTTAGAGATTTATTAGTACTTATTAAAGTAGATATGTCTAACGCAATTGGTACAACAGTTACCATAAATGACAATGATGGGGATTAA
- a CDS encoding HTTM domain-containing protein, producing MGIKKITSYLLKETSILPLAIFRMAFGFLMCFSMFRFIFNGWIEKCYTNPEFHFTYQFFDWIQPLDVNEMYIVVIICALSALLIGLGFLYRIATILFFISFTYLELIEKSWYLNHYYFVSLVAFLLILVPANKNYSVETKIFKNLKLNYVHNWTILIFKLQLCVVYLFGGIAKIKSDWLLNAQPLKIWLKAKTDVPLIGWLFEYDITPYLFSWSGMLYDLTIPFLLFIRKTRPIAYIFVVVFHVLTYVLFNIGMFPWLMIFGSLVFITHQEWNTILGYLGKKINLEEDKKENNSFKTNKIVLAFLAAFFAFQFLFPLRYHLLTNNVLWTENGLRFAWHVMIMEKNGFAEFTVFDKKTSKRWVEYPKNHLTTTQEKQMSFQPDMIWQYAQFLKDKYAKKGITDVAIFVDSRVSLNGRVSQKFINPKKDLLEIKDVDAIYKAVLKLN from the coding sequence ATGGGGATTAAAAAAATTACTTCTTATCTACTAAAAGAAACATCCATATTACCACTTGCCATTTTTAGAATGGCATTTGGTTTTTTAATGTGTTTCTCAATGTTTCGTTTTATATTTAATGGTTGGATTGAAAAATGCTATACAAATCCTGAGTTTCATTTTACCTATCAATTCTTTGATTGGATTCAACCTCTTGATGTAAATGAAATGTATATTGTTGTAATTATTTGTGCATTATCTGCCTTATTAATTGGGTTAGGTTTTTTGTATAGAATTGCAACAATACTATTTTTTATCTCCTTTACATATTTAGAATTGATAGAAAAATCTTGGTATTTAAATCACTATTATTTTGTTTCTCTAGTCGCTTTTTTATTGATTTTAGTGCCTGCAAACAAAAACTATTCTGTTGAAACAAAAATCTTTAAAAATTTAAAATTAAATTATGTACATAATTGGACGATTCTAATTTTTAAACTGCAACTGTGCGTTGTTTATTTATTTGGCGGAATTGCTAAAATAAAATCTGATTGGTTACTAAATGCACAACCTTTAAAAATTTGGCTAAAAGCAAAAACAGATGTTCCTTTAATTGGTTGGTTATTTGAATATGATATAACTCCTTACCTATTTAGTTGGAGTGGAATGCTGTACGATTTAACAATTCCTTTTTTACTTTTTATCAGAAAAACAAGACCAATTGCGTATATTTTTGTGGTTGTTTTTCATGTATTGACATACGTTTTATTTAATATCGGTATGTTTCCTTGGTTGATGATTTTTGGCAGTTTGGTTTTTATTACACATCAAGAATGGAACACAATTTTAGGTTATTTAGGAAAAAAAATAAATTTAGAAGAAGATAAAAAAGAAAATAATAGTTTTAAAACGAATAAGATTGTACTTGCTTTTCTAGCTGCATTCTTTGCATTTCAATTTTTATTTCCTTTAAGATATCATCTTTTAACAAACAATGTTTTATGGACAGAAAACGGGCTTCGTTTTGCTTGGCACGTAATGATTATGGAAAAAAATGGATTTGCAGAATTTACTGTATTTGATAAAAAAACGAGCAAACGTTGGGTTGAGTATCCTAAAAACCATTTAACAACAACTCAAGAAAAGCAAATGAGTTTTCAGCCAGATATGATTTGGCAATATGCGCAATTTCTAAAGGATAAATATGCAAAGAAAGGCATTACTGATGTTGCTATTTTTGTAGATTCTAGAGTTTCTTTAAACGGGCGAGTTTCTCAAAAATTTATAAATCCGAAGAAAGATTTACTAGAAATAAAAGATGTTGATGCAATTTATAAAGCTGTTTTAAAGCTTAATTAG
- a CDS encoding FMN-binding protein, translated as MILKRFFSLSIIAISFMLVSFSLPDKLLKKVNKEIKSVFDIKDFQLKLVKIEDSINDKLPKKIGNDNLFKIESNSKLIGYAFVDKSPSKTDEFDYLILLDKNLIIAKTKVLVYREDYGGEIGSKRWLNQFTGKSSADKLKYRKDIIPISGATISALSMTKAVNSFLLDLNILHINKVL; from the coding sequence ATGATTTTAAAAAGATTTTTTTCTTTATCCATAATAGCCATAAGCTTTATGTTGGTTTCTTTTTCATTGCCGGATAAACTTTTAAAGAAAGTAAATAAGGAAATAAAAAGTGTTTTTGATATCAAAGATTTTCAATTAAAGCTAGTTAAAATTGAAGATTCTATAAATGATAAATTGCCTAAAAAAATTGGTAACGACAATCTATTTAAAATTGAAAGTAACTCAAAATTAATTGGTTATGCTTTTGTTGATAAATCGCCCAGTAAAACTGACGAATTTGATTATTTAATCTTGTTAGATAAGAATCTAATTATTGCTAAAACAAAAGTATTAGTTTACAGAGAAGATTATGGTGGTGAAATTGGAAGTAAACGTTGGTTAAACCAATTTACAGGAAAATCTTCTGCTGATAAATTAAAATATAGAAAAGATATTATTCCAATTTCTGGAGCAACAATTTCTGCACTTTCTATGACAAAAGCTGTAAATTCGTTCTTATTAGATTTAAATATCTTACATATTAATAAGGTTTTATAA
- a CDS encoding porin translates to MKRLLTFAIAIVSTISIAAQNNQKDSINNPKNQINGAQRILNGNINTKGVSVGGYGELIYNKVSDNNAVLDVKRLVLFFGYKFDERTQFITEVEFEHVNELFVEQAFLQYSLNDNVNLRAGLMLIPMGIVNEYHEPTTFNGVERPSMDNAIVPTTWREMGIGVSGRYNEASLRYQAYIFNGFKSVESNEAGTITAGLIGGRAGLRGGKQKGIQSTFNNANFATKIDYYGLPGLRLGLSGYLGRTQSPADVEDLSGADVGISMIGLDARYAYQRFTARGQFVHASLSDTNAYNIATGSDLGSALQGYYVEAAYNLLPQTKRQQLFGFVRYEDYDTHASVEGNLTKNNSFDRHEWTFGLSYQIASGAVIKGDYQLKDNAVIGGATINQLNFGIGVWF, encoded by the coding sequence ATGAAAAGGCTTTTAACTTTTGCAATTGCTATTGTTTCTACAATAAGTATTGCAGCACAAAACAATCAAAAAGATTCTATAAACAATCCTAAAAACCAAATAAATGGTGCACAGCGTATTTTAAATGGTAATATAAATACAAAAGGAGTTTCTGTTGGTGGTTATGGAGAATTGATTTACAATAAAGTTTCTGATAATAATGCTGTTTTAGATGTTAAAAGATTAGTCCTTTTTTTTGGATATAAATTTGATGAAAGAACACAATTTATTACAGAAGTTGAATTTGAACATGTAAATGAACTTTTTGTAGAGCAAGCATTTTTACAATATTCATTAAATGATAATGTAAATTTACGCGCAGGTTTAATGTTAATTCCTATGGGAATTGTAAATGAATACCATGAGCCAACAACCTTTAATGGTGTAGAAAGACCAAGTATGGATAATGCTATTGTACCTACTACTTGGCGAGAAATGGGAATTGGAGTTTCTGGAAGATATAATGAAGCTTCTTTACGTTATCAAGCCTATATTTTTAACGGTTTTAAATCAGTAGAATCTAATGAAGCAGGTACTATTACTGCAGGATTAATTGGCGGAAGAGCTGGTTTAAGAGGTGGAAAACAAAAAGGAATTCAATCTACATTTAACAACGCAAATTTTGCTACAAAAATTGATTATTATGGATTACCTGGATTGCGTTTAGGATTATCTGGTTATTTAGGTAGAACGCAATCTCCTGCTGACGTTGAAGATCTTTCTGGTGCAGATGTTGGTATTTCTATGATAGGATTAGATGCGCGTTATGCATACCAACGTTTTACCGCTAGAGGTCAGTTTGTACACGCAAGTTTATCAGATACTAATGCATATAATATAGCTACTGGTAGCGATTTAGGAAGTGCTTTACAAGGATATTATGTAGAAGCAGCTTACAATTTATTACCACAAACAAAGAGACAACAATTATTTGGTTTTGTTAGATATGAAGATTATGATACACATGCATCTGTGGAAGGTAACTTAACTAAAAATAATAGTTTTGACAGACATGAATGGACTTTTGGTTTAAGTTATCAAATTGCATCAGGAGCAGTTATTAAGGGAGATTATCAATTAAAAGACAATGCTGTAATTGGTGGTGCAACAATAAATCAATTAAATTTCGGAATCGGAGTTTGGTTCTAA
- a CDS encoding SDR family NAD(P)-dependent oxidoreductase: MSKLENKIAVITGATGGIGFAVAKRLGKDGYTVILNGIEDEAGAERVKELTAEGITAEYYGFDVTKDEEVTANITKIGEKYGKIDVLVNNAGGLGGRSRFEEMTTEFYRFVMALNLDSAFFASRAAIPFLKKSDNASIINYTSNAGWNAGGPGAGIYGTSKAGVHAITRALAKDLAEYGIRVNAVSPGTIDTPFHAQIKATKPEVFASWANNIMLGRLGQPEDVAGVVSFLASKDAAFITAETIQVGGGQALGI, from the coding sequence ATGAGCAAATTAGAAAACAAAATAGCTGTAATTACAGGTGCTACAGGAGGAATAGGTTTTGCAGTAGCAAAAAGATTAGGAAAAGATGGTTATACTGTAATTTTAAACGGTATTGAAGATGAAGCAGGTGCTGAAAGAGTTAAAGAATTAACTGCAGAAGGTATTACTGCTGAGTATTATGGATTTGATGTTACTAAAGATGAAGAAGTAACAGCTAATATTACCAAAATTGGTGAAAAATATGGCAAAATTGATGTTTTAGTTAATAATGCAGGTGGTTTAGGTGGTAGATCTAGATTCGAAGAAATGACAACTGAGTTTTACAGGTTTGTGATGGCTTTAAATCTTGATTCAGCATTTTTTGCTTCAAGAGCAGCAATTCCTTTTTTAAAGAAAAGTGATAACGCATCAATTATAAACTATACATCAAATGCAGGATGGAATGCAGGTGGACCTGGTGCTGGTATTTATGGTACTTCAAAAGCTGGTGTTCATGCAATTACTAGAGCATTAGCAAAAGATTTAGCAGAATATGGTATTAGAGTAAATGCTGTATCTCCAGGTACAATAGATACTCCTTTTCATGCTCAAATTAAAGCAACTAAGCCAGAAGTTTTTGCTTCTTGGGCAAACAATATTATGTTAGGTAGATTAGGTCAACCAGAAGATGTAGCTGGTGTTGTATCTTTCTTAGCTAGTAAAGATGCTGCATTTATTACTGCAGAAACTATTCAAGTTGGTGGTGGTCAGGCATTAGGAATTTAA
- a CDS encoding MFS transporter produces the protein MKVKGLRWFIIGLIFLATVINYIDRSALAIMWGSSDQPNSISGSLDLTKSDYGLILNIFMVFYALGQLFSGKLFDKVGTRIGYVISIGVWGLSSFLHSTVQGIVGLTFFRSTLGISEAGNWPGGVKSNAEWFPIKERAIAQGLFNAGASIGSVIAPPFIATLFVAFGWRTTFMVVGSFGLLWIIPWLLINKAGPKKHPWITPEEQKYISEGQSKADQNATADTKGKSLKEILSYKESWAIVVGRFFLEPIWWLFVGWMPLYLADVYGFNVKEVGMFAWVPYVGAALGSIAGGYVSGQIISKTNSIDKGRKFTILIGGVIMFLGLVATVLFGDSPERFVAIVFFVLFGFQFAIGNVQTLPSDLFSGKSVGSLAGLAGMVGVFSVILMNFLVPIIQDKFSYTPIFVAIAAFVPLGLGAIYYFAREIKSVEE, from the coding sequence ATGAAAGTAAAAGGATTAAGATGGTTTATTATTGGGTTAATATTTTTAGCTACGGTAATCAATTATATCGATAGAAGTGCATTAGCCATTATGTGGGGTAGTAGTGATCAACCCAACTCAATTTCTGGATCATTAGACCTAACCAAAAGTGACTACGGGTTAATATTAAATATTTTTATGGTGTTCTATGCACTTGGTCAATTATTTTCAGGTAAATTATTTGACAAAGTAGGAACAAGAATTGGTTATGTAATTAGTATTGGTGTTTGGGGATTATCTTCTTTCTTACATTCTACAGTTCAAGGAATTGTTGGTCTTACATTTTTTAGAAGTACTTTAGGTATATCCGAAGCTGGTAATTGGCCAGGAGGTGTTAAAAGTAATGCAGAATGGTTTCCTATTAAAGAACGAGCTATTGCACAAGGTCTATTTAATGCAGGTGCATCGATTGGATCTGTTATAGCTCCGCCGTTTATTGCAACATTATTTGTTGCTTTTGGTTGGAGAACCACTTTTATGGTAGTTGGTTCCTTTGGTTTACTTTGGATTATTCCATGGTTATTAATCAATAAAGCAGGACCAAAAAAACATCCTTGGATTACTCCAGAGGAGCAGAAATATATTTCAGAAGGTCAAAGTAAAGCAGATCAAAATGCTACTGCAGATACTAAAGGGAAAAGTTTAAAAGAAATTCTTTCTTACAAAGAATCTTGGGCTATTGTTGTAGGTCGTTTTTTCTTAGAACCAATATGGTGGTTGTTTGTAGGTTGGATGCCTTTATACTTAGCTGATGTTTATGGATTTAACGTAAAAGAAGTTGGTATGTTTGCTTGGGTACCTTATGTTGGTGCAGCTTTAGGAAGTATTGCTGGTGGATATGTTTCAGGACAAATAATTTCTAAAACAAATTCAATTGATAAAGGAAGAAAATTTACCATATTAATTGGTGGTGTTATAATGTTCTTAGGTTTAGTTGCCACAGTATTATTTGGTGATTCTCCAGAACGTTTTGTTGCAATTGTATTTTTTGTATTATTTGGTTTTCAATTTGCTATTGGAAACGTACAAACACTACCAAGTGATTTATTCAGTGGTAAATCAGTAGGTTCATTAGCAGGTTTAGCAGGTATGGTTGGTGTTTTCTCTGTAATTCTTATGAACTTTTTAGTTCCAATAATTCAAGACAAATTTTCTTACACACCAATATTTGTTGCAATTGCTGCATTTGTACCATTAGGTTTAGGAGCAATTTATTATTTCGCAAGAGAAATTAAATCAGTAGAAGAATAA
- a CDS encoding FadR/GntR family transcriptional regulator, translating to MKLETLTKSDSSSIQKDIISKIRDLINFKNLEPGDKLPSERMLSDKFEVSRSAVREAIQKLEFYGLLKSIPQSGTFVADIGIVALNGMIGDILRLEVPEFKALVETRILLELKTARLAAIRRTDEDLVQIKEALEAYNTKVLNGEDAVQEDLLFHLAIAKACGNSTMNTFMLIITPGIINNFKKHHVCDAGLSKRGIEDHKAIYDAIKDQNPQLAKQKMKEHFKELYQYCYNIE from the coding sequence ATGAAATTAGAGACACTTACAAAATCAGATAGTTCTAGCATTCAAAAAGACATTATTTCTAAGATTAGAGATTTAATTAACTTTAAAAATTTAGAACCTGGAGACAAATTACCATCAGAAAGAATGCTTTCTGATAAATTTGAAGTGTCAAGAAGTGCTGTTAGAGAAGCAATACAAAAATTAGAGTTTTATGGTTTATTAAAATCTATCCCGCAAAGCGGAACTTTTGTGGCAGATATTGGTATAGTTGCTTTAAATGGTATGATAGGAGATATTTTAAGGCTTGAAGTACCAGAGTTTAAAGCTTTAGTAGAAACGAGAATATTACTTGAATTAAAAACAGCTCGCTTAGCAGCTATTAGAAGAACAGATGAAGATTTAGTTCAAATTAAAGAAGCATTAGAAGCTTATAATACCAAAGTTTTAAATGGTGAAGATGCAGTTCAAGAAGATTTATTATTTCATTTAGCAATTGCTAAAGCTTGTGGTAATAGTACAATGAATACTTTTATGCTCATTATTACACCCGGAATTATTAACAATTTTAAAAAGCATCATGTTTGTGATGCAGGTTTATCTAAAAGAGGAATAGAAGATCATAAAGCTATTTACGATGCTATAAAAGATCAAAACCCTCAATTAGCAAAACAAAAAATGAAAGAACATTTTAAAGAACTCTATCAGTATTGTTATAATATTGAATAA
- a CDS encoding PKD domain-containing protein gives MKNNIKFKRRVSLHILSAFVLIGFISLSSCVDALEYDLAEAGSKEDLNPPAASFKETVTSDYLTYTFANTSSSATDYLWDFGYDGDGDGVSDSSTELDAEYTYPYEGSFTISLTVSDKLGATDTYSVDIEVVEPEIPVSITPDIINGDFTDKFDGWKFDSFSGGTTSPFNSSSDGSWLNYDGTDNGSKTAGAKWTSSTSTGPATSKTRYAYQAITVTPNVLYTIEYEYAIKTDNSDRDGGDRVVVEILDGHFSTGAEGVASSDAGALVQSVGNVANGKGNFETNKVSFTSNGSGLISILIYAITNDELYVDNVKVYPLN, from the coding sequence ATGAAAAATAATATTAAATTTAAACGACGTGTTTCATTACACATTTTAAGTGCATTTGTACTTATAGGATTCATTTCTCTATCATCTTGTGTTGATGCTTTAGAATATGATTTAGCAGAAGCTGGATCTAAAGAAGATTTAAACCCTCCAGCAGCTAGCTTTAAAGAAACTGTAACATCAGATTATTTAACTTATACATTTGCTAACACTTCTTCTAGTGCTACAGATTATCTTTGGGATTTTGGTTATGATGGTGATGGTGATGGTGTTTCTGATTCATCTACAGAGTTAGATGCAGAGTATACATATCCTTATGAAGGATCATTTACAATATCTTTAACTGTATCTGATAAATTAGGTGCTACAGATACTTATTCTGTAGATATCGAAGTTGTAGAACCAGAAATTCCTGTTTCAATAACACCAGATATTATCAATGGAGATTTTACAGATAAGTTTGATGGATGGAAATTTGATAGCTTTTCAGGTGGAACAACAAGTCCGTTTAACTCTAGTTCAGATGGTAGTTGGTTAAACTACGACGGTACAGATAATGGATCTAAAACGGCTGGTGCAAAATGGACTAGCTCAACATCAACAGGTCCAGCTACATCTAAAACAAGATATGCATATCAAGCAATTACGGTTACACCAAACGTATTATATACAATAGAGTATGAGTATGCTATTAAAACAGACAATAGCGATAGAGATGGAGGAGATAGAGTAGTTGTAGAAATTTTAGATGGTCATTTCTCTACAGGAGCAGAAGGAGTTGCTAGTTCAGATGCAGGAGCTTTAGTACAATCAGTAGGTAACGTTGCAAATGGTAAAGGTAACTTTGAAACTAATAAGGTATCTTTTACTTCTAATGGATCAGGTTTAATATCTATACTTATTTATGCAATTACAAATGATGAATTGTATGTTGATAATGTTAAGGTTTATCCTTTAAACTAA
- a CDS encoding RagB/SusD family nutrient uptake outer membrane protein — protein sequence MKFRIYIAIMLIGGLVTSCSDFLEPDPSSAITSENYYTTTAELQAAVIGAYDAIQGINSYDKLENHGIQYEFYVTEMRSGNTSTKIPDSDDASDAGQFESFNVLATNGFVKNYYNSYFQVIYRANVVLENLGNVEGDTSAIEAEAKFIRAYAYFNLVRLFGDLPFIDRVISPTEKEIQFTRVDKSLIYDLIVSDLTTAISGLDNTYKTRGSKAAAQGLLAKVYLTLDTPNYTEAQSLCESIINSNEFDLEPSFYDVFYTELNDEILFAVGFESVSDSQNYSAQFMNAVGQSSGLNYATDDLVTSLNDFGGNRTEYSFRKDPVHLTSDRYQCAKYFPDGDNGGSNGVFTGNPELAGNDWVVLRYSDILLLHVEAIMAGSEETSSSSAITSFQKVRARAGITDAVSKITLDELLLERRVELAFENHRLFDLIRLGKAESVLSAYSTANGYGYTSTDLLLPIPQNEINLSDGVMSQNPGYN from the coding sequence ATGAAATTTAGAATATATATAGCGATAATGCTAATTGGAGGTTTAGTTACTTCTTGTAGCGATTTTTTAGAGCCAGACCCATCTTCTGCAATTACATCAGAAAACTATTATACAACTACTGCAGAATTACAAGCAGCTGTAATTGGTGCTTATGATGCAATACAGGGAATTAATAGTTATGATAAACTAGAAAATCATGGAATTCAATACGAATTTTATGTTACAGAAATGAGAAGTGGTAATACTTCTACTAAAATTCCTGATTCAGATGATGCTTCTGATGCTGGTCAATTTGAATCTTTTAATGTGCTAGCTACAAATGGTTTTGTAAAAAACTATTATAACAGTTATTTTCAGGTAATTTATAGAGCAAATGTTGTTTTAGAAAATTTAGGAAATGTAGAAGGTGATACTTCTGCAATAGAGGCAGAAGCTAAATTTATTAGAGCTTATGCGTACTTTAACTTGGTAAGATTATTTGGAGATTTACCATTTATAGATCGTGTTATTTCTCCGACAGAAAAAGAAATTCAATTTACAAGAGTAGATAAAAGTTTAATATACGATTTAATTGTTAGCGATTTAACAACTGCAATTAGTGGTTTAGATAATACTTATAAAACAAGAGGATCTAAAGCAGCAGCTCAAGGATTATTAGCAAAAGTATATCTTACTTTAGATACGCCGAATTATACAGAGGCACAATCTTTATGCGAAAGCATAATAAATAGTAATGAGTTTGACTTGGAACCTAGTTTTTATGATGTTTTTTATACAGAACTAAATGATGAAATTCTTTTTGCAGTTGGTTTTGAATCTGTTTCTGATAGTCAAAATTATTCAGCTCAATTTATGAACGCTGTTGGTCAATCTAGTGGTTTAAATTACGCAACTGATGATTTAGTTACGTCATTAAATGATTTTGGTGGTAATAGAACAGAATATTCTTTTAGAAAAGATCCTGTCCATTTAACTTCAGATAGATATCAATGTGCTAAATATTTTCCTGATGGAGATAATGGTGGATCTAATGGAGTTTTTACAGGAAATCCAGAATTAGCAGGTAATGATTGGGTTGTATTACGTTATTCAGACATTTTATTACTACATGTAGAAGCTATAATGGCTGGCTCGGAAGAAACTTCTTCTTCTTCTGCAATTACTTCTTTTCAAAAAGTAAGAGCAAGAGCTGGTATTACAGATGCAGTATCAAAAATTACTTTGGATGAATTATTGTTAGAAAGAAGAGTTGAATTAGCTTTCGAAAACCATAGATTATTCGATTTAATTCGTCTTGGTAAAGCAGAATCTGTATTATCTGCTTACTCAACTGCAAATGGTTATGGATATACTTCTACAGATTTATTATTACCTATTCCTCAAAATGAAATAAATTTAAGTGATGGTGTAATGAGTCAAAACCCTGGTTATAATTAA